One stretch of Nocardia mangyaensis DNA includes these proteins:
- a CDS encoding DNA polymerase III subunit gamma and tau, translating into MALYRKYRPATFAEVVGQEHVTDPLSIALDTGRISHAYLFSGPRGCGKTSSARILARSLNCVDGPTSTPCGTCASCVALGPGGSGNLDVIELDAASHGGVDDTRELRDRAFYAPAESRYRVFIVDEAHMVTTAGFNALLKIVEEPPAHLIFIFATTEPDKVLPTIRSRTHHYPFRLLPPATMRGLLGKICEQENVPVEEAVYPLVIRAGGGSPRDSLSVLDQLLAGAGPDGVTYPRAVALLGVTDVALIDNAVDALATDDGAALFGTIDQVMEAGHDPRRFAVDLLERLRDLILMRAVPDAVDRGLVAGPGDVLDRMRDQAGRIGPATLTRYAELLHEGLGEMRGATAPRLLLEVICARMLLPSVSDTESATLQRLERLERGFAGGAVPPARPVSASNDTPAERPAPRSAPPASGGGRPRGAELLAAALAEKDAATRPPTPAPPRDAQAAMPPSPGAGPTTQSPSPPSAAPSAPTAQSPAAGSSGPRSASASSAAERSAQVAPAAAGSSAPVDRSAQTAPAAAVPVVPADAAAPTAAAPTAAAAPPAAAAPVARSTPSAGGPAAPVAESEATVTAPPTAGSSAAPSAPSGRGAAPAGEPSAETAAPADAPPVQAAPPEVAASAPRNEQGDTAISEKVAAQPTSVGEIAPPTVDPRASTVEPSAVQGDSRNRVTPDRRPTAPDGTAPTQTEARVGTAPEPSAPATQPSTGGSAAPVEDLLGVVEAAWPEIKGKVREFGATLQALLSGAAVSRVDGGVVVFAHQSPPLAQRLSDPRNIDAVRSAVRAVLGRELDVRWETGMPAPRPAPVVKGSGAPARGPGEDKPAARPRFSRPSQAKGNQGRPSGQSGPGEDDIPPPDFPDLPDDPGPEESYGPDSGRSGGEPGRAGKPGGGVPAPPTPEEEQEMLAAAAEPVAPGDRQDPDEVALALLRDELGAKSLDG; encoded by the coding sequence GTGGCTCTGTACCGGAAGTATCGACCGGCGACGTTTGCTGAGGTAGTGGGGCAGGAGCACGTCACCGACCCGCTGAGTATCGCGCTGGACACCGGGCGGATCAGTCACGCGTACCTGTTCTCCGGGCCGCGTGGTTGTGGAAAGACTTCCTCCGCACGGATTCTCGCGCGCTCGCTGAACTGCGTGGACGGTCCGACCTCGACGCCGTGCGGCACCTGCGCGTCCTGTGTGGCGCTCGGGCCGGGCGGCTCGGGCAATCTCGACGTCATCGAGCTCGACGCGGCCAGCCACGGTGGCGTCGACGACACCCGTGAGCTGCGTGACCGGGCGTTCTACGCGCCGGCCGAGTCGCGCTATCGCGTGTTCATCGTCGACGAGGCGCACATGGTCACCACGGCCGGTTTCAACGCGTTGCTCAAGATCGTCGAGGAGCCGCCGGCGCATCTGATCTTCATCTTCGCCACCACCGAGCCGGACAAGGTGCTGCCGACGATTCGTTCGCGCACCCACCACTATCCGTTCCGGCTGTTGCCACCGGCCACCATGCGCGGGCTGCTCGGCAAGATCTGCGAGCAGGAGAACGTGCCAGTGGAAGAAGCGGTGTACCCGCTGGTCATCCGGGCCGGTGGTGGTTCGCCGCGCGACAGTCTGAGCGTGCTCGACCAGCTGCTGGCCGGTGCCGGACCCGACGGGGTCACCTATCCGCGCGCGGTCGCGTTGCTCGGCGTCACCGATGTGGCGCTGATCGACAACGCCGTCGACGCGCTGGCCACCGACGACGGCGCCGCCCTGTTCGGCACCATCGACCAGGTGATGGAGGCGGGCCACGACCCTCGCCGATTCGCCGTCGACCTGCTCGAACGCCTGCGCGACCTGATCCTGATGCGCGCGGTCCCCGATGCCGTCGACCGCGGCCTGGTGGCCGGCCCCGGTGACGTCCTGGACCGGATGCGCGACCAGGCCGGCCGCATCGGCCCCGCCACCCTCACCCGCTACGCCGAACTCCTGCACGAGGGCCTCGGCGAGATGCGCGGCGCCACCGCCCCCCGCCTCCTGCTCGAGGTCATCTGCGCGCGCATGCTCCTGCCCTCGGTCTCCGACACCGAATCCGCCACCCTGCAGCGCCTGGAACGCCTGGAACGCGGATTCGCCGGGGGCGCCGTCCCCCCTGCCCGCCCGGTCTCCGCCTCGAACGACACCCCTGCCGAACGCCCGGCCCCTCGTTCCGCACCGCCGGCGAGCGGCGGCGGTCGTCCCCGCGGCGCTGAACTCCTCGCCGCCGCGCTCGCCGAAAAGGACGCCGCGACCCGGCCCCCCACCCCGGCGCCCCCGCGCGACGCACAGGCGGCCATGCCGCCGTCGCCTGGCGCCGGTCCGACTACGCAGTCGCCGTCACCGCCAAGTGCGGCCCCATCGGCACCAACCGCACAGTCGCCTGCCGCAGGTTCGTCGGGGCCTCGGTCGGCGTCCGCTTCGTCTGCTGCTGAGCGGTCCGCGCAGGTCGCGCCGGCCGCCGCTGGTTCGTCGGCCCCGGTCGATCGGTCGGCGCAGACCGCGCCTGCTGCCGCTGTGCCGGTCGTGCCCGCGGATGCCGCCGCGCCTACTGCTGCCGCGCCTACTGCTGCTGCCGCGCCGCCTGCTGCTGCGGCTCCGGTGGCTCGGTCGACGCCGTCCGCCGGTGGGCCGGCCGCGCCGGTCGCGGAATCCGAGGCCACTGTTACCGCGCCGCCTACCGCTGGTTCCTCGGCCGCCCCGTCGGCACCGTCCGGTCGGGGCGCCGCGCCTGCTGGTGAGCCGTCCGCGGAGACCGCCGCACCCGCTGACGCGCCGCCAGTGCAGGCCGCGCCGCCCGAAGTCGCCGCGTCGGCTCCGCGAAACGAGCAAGGCGACACCGCGATCTCGGAGAAGGTCGCTGCTCAGCCAACTTCGGTCGGCGAGATCGCTCCGCCGACAGTCGATCCGCGCGCGTCGACTGTGGAACCGTCGGCGGTGCAGGGTGATTCCCGCAACCGGGTGACGCCGGACCGGCGGCCTACTGCGCCGGATGGGACAGCCCCCACGCAGACGGAGGCGCGGGTCGGCACCGCGCCGGAGCCGAGCGCGCCGGCCACCCAGCCGTCGACCGGAGGGTCGGCCGCGCCTGTCGAGGATCTGCTCGGTGTCGTCGAGGCGGCGTGGCCGGAGATCAAGGGGAAGGTGCGGGAGTTCGGGGCGACGTTGCAGGCATTGTTGTCCGGGGCGGCGGTATCGCGGGTGGACGGGGGCGTGGTCGTCTTCGCGCATCAGAGTCCGCCGTTGGCGCAGCGATTGTCGGATCCGCGCAATATCGACGCGGTGCGGTCGGCGGTGCGGGCGGTGCTCGGGCGGGAGCTGGATGTGCGCTGGGAGACGGGGATGCCCGCGCCTCGGCCCGCGCCGGTGGTCAAGGGCTCGGGTGCGCCGGCGCGGGGGCCGGGGGAGGACAAGCCCGCGGCGCGGCCGCGGTTCTCGCGGCCGAGTCAGGCCAAGGGCAATCAGGGACGTCCGTCCGGCCAGAGCGGGCCGGGCGAGGACGACATTCCGCCACCGGACTTCCCCGACCTCCCCGACGACCCCGGTCCGGAGGAAAGCTACGGGCCTGATTCGGGCCGGTCGGGCGGCGAACCGGGGCGCGCGGGCAAGCCGGGCGGTGGTGTTCCCGCGCCGCCGACGCCGGAGGAGGAACAGGAGATGCTGGCCGCCGCTGCGGAGCCGGTGGCTCCGGGTGATCGGCAGGACCCGGACGAGGTCGCCCTGGCGTTGCTGCGCGACGAGCTCGGAGCAAAGAGTCTGGATGGTTGA
- a CDS encoding acetyl-CoA C-acetyltransferase has translation MTTEAYIYEAIRTPRGRGKKNGSLHSVKPIDLTVGLIQELRGRFPNLDEDQISDLILGVVTPVGDQGMDIARTAATIAGLPDTVGGFQLNRFCASGLEAVNLAAQKVRSGFDDLVIAGGVESMSRVPMGSDGGPWALDPATNYDGYFVPQGVSADLIATIEGFTRDDVDAYAVRSQDLAAAATTGGYFAKSIVPVKDINGLVVLDRDEHMRPGTTAADLGKLNPSFAGVGEMGGFDAVALQKFTYIEKINHVHHGGNSSGIVDGAALVLVGSEEAGKNSGLTPRARVVATATSGADSTIMLTGPTPAAQKALAKAGLTIEDMDLVEINEAFASVVLKFQKDLNVPDEKLNVNGGAIAMGHPLGATGAMITGTMVDELERRNARYALITLCIGGGMGVATIIERV, from the coding sequence ATGACCACAGAGGCCTACATCTACGAGGCCATCCGCACTCCGCGCGGCCGCGGCAAGAAGAACGGCTCGCTGCACTCGGTCAAGCCGATCGATCTGACTGTTGGTCTGATCCAGGAGCTGCGTGGCCGCTTCCCGAACCTCGACGAGGACCAGATCTCGGACCTGATCCTCGGCGTCGTGACCCCCGTCGGTGACCAGGGCATGGACATCGCCCGCACCGCGGCCACCATCGCGGGTCTGCCCGACACCGTCGGCGGCTTCCAGCTCAATCGCTTCTGTGCTTCCGGCCTCGAGGCCGTGAACCTGGCGGCGCAGAAGGTTCGCTCCGGCTTCGACGATCTGGTCATCGCCGGTGGCGTCGAGTCGATGTCGCGCGTGCCGATGGGCTCCGACGGCGGCCCGTGGGCGCTGGACCCGGCCACCAACTACGACGGCTACTTCGTGCCGCAGGGCGTCTCGGCCGACCTGATCGCCACCATCGAGGGCTTCACCCGCGACGATGTCGATGCCTACGCCGTGCGTTCGCAGGATCTGGCCGCCGCGGCGACCACCGGCGGCTACTTCGCCAAGTCGATCGTCCCGGTCAAGGACATCAACGGCCTGGTCGTGCTGGACCGTGACGAGCACATGCGCCCCGGCACCACCGCCGCCGACCTCGGCAAGCTCAACCCCTCCTTCGCCGGTGTCGGTGAGATGGGTGGCTTCGACGCGGTCGCGCTGCAGAAGTTCACCTACATCGAGAAGATCAACCACGTCCACCACGGTGGCAACAGCTCGGGCATCGTCGACGGCGCCGCCCTGGTGCTGGTCGGTTCCGAAGAGGCCGGCAAGAACTCGGGTCTGACCCCGCGTGCCCGCGTCGTCGCCACCGCCACCTCCGGCGCGGACTCCACGATCATGCTGACCGGCCCCACCCCGGCCGCGCAGAAGGCGCTGGCCAAGGCCGGTCTGACGATCGAGGACATGGACCTCGTCGAGATCAACGAGGCGTTCGCCTCCGTGGTGCTGAAGTTCCAGAAGGACCTGAACGTCCCGGACGAGAAGCTGAACGTCAACGGTGGCGCGATCGCGATGGGCCACCCGCTGGGTGCCACCGGCGCGATGATCACCGGCACCATGGTCGACGAGCTCGAGCGTCGCAACGCCCGCTACGCGCTGATCACGCTGTGCATCGGTGGCGGCATGGGCGTTGCCACCATCATCGAGCGCGTCTGA
- a CDS encoding 3-hydroxyacyl-CoA dehydrogenase NAD-binding domain-containing protein — MTDNIIGWEKDADGVVVLTIDDPSQGANTMNDAYLASMNATVERLEAEKDDITGVILTSGKKTFFAGGDLKNMMKVGPDNAAEVVQMVTDVKAPLRRLEQLGKPVVAAINGAALGGGLEIALATHYRIAADVKGSAIGLPEVSLGLLPGGGGVTRTVRMLGLQNALMQVLLQGQRHRVTKAKEIGLIDEVVATVEELVPAAKAWIAANPEAAQPWDKKGYRIPGGTPSTPAFAANLPAFPANLRKQIKGTNMPAPRAIMAAAVEGAQVDIDNALVIEGRYFTSLLTGPVAKNMIQAFFFDLNHINGGGSRPSVADVPKRDIKKIGVIGAGMMGAGIAYVSAKAGYEVVLKDVKLEAAEKGKAYSEAIEKKALARGKTTQEKSDALLARITPTADAADFKGVDFVIEAVFENPELKNKVFQEIEDIVDPDALLGSNTSTLPITLLSEGVKRSEDFIGIHFFSPVDKMPLVEIIKGENTSDEALARVYDYTLAIKKTPIVVNDSRGFFTSRVIGTFINEAISMVAEGIDPSTVEQAGLQAGYPAAPLKLSDELNFTTMQKIYKETQAAILAAGGELNAASAETAKVLDTLVDKYDRTGKLGGAGFYDYADGKATGLWDDLRSIFNSSRELPEGVTFQDLKDRMMFAEAIETQKCFDEGVLTSTADANIGSIFGIGFPAWSGGSHQFIVGYPGGQEAFVARADELAKKFGPRFEVPASLRK; from the coding sequence ATGACTGACAACATCATCGGCTGGGAGAAGGACGCCGACGGCGTGGTCGTCCTCACCATCGACGACCCCAGCCAGGGCGCCAACACCATGAACGACGCGTACCTCGCGTCGATGAACGCGACCGTGGAGCGGCTCGAGGCGGAGAAGGACGACATCACCGGTGTCATCCTCACCTCGGGCAAGAAGACCTTCTTCGCCGGCGGCGATCTGAAGAACATGATGAAGGTCGGCCCGGACAACGCGGCCGAGGTCGTGCAGATGGTCACCGACGTCAAGGCTCCGCTGCGTCGCCTCGAGCAGCTCGGCAAGCCGGTCGTCGCCGCCATCAACGGCGCTGCCCTCGGTGGCGGCCTCGAGATCGCGCTGGCGACCCATTACCGCATCGCGGCCGACGTCAAGGGTTCGGCCATCGGCCTGCCCGAGGTCTCCCTGGGCCTGCTGCCCGGTGGCGGCGGCGTGACCCGCACCGTGCGCATGCTCGGCCTGCAGAACGCGCTGATGCAGGTGCTGCTGCAGGGCCAGCGTCACCGCGTCACCAAGGCCAAGGAAATCGGCCTGATCGACGAGGTCGTCGCCACTGTCGAGGAGCTCGTCCCCGCCGCCAAGGCGTGGATCGCGGCCAACCCCGAAGCGGCCCAGCCGTGGGACAAGAAGGGCTACCGGATTCCCGGCGGCACCCCGTCCACTCCGGCCTTCGCGGCGAACCTGCCCGCGTTCCCGGCCAACCTGCGCAAGCAGATCAAGGGCACCAACATGCCCGCCCCGCGCGCCATCATGGCCGCGGCGGTCGAGGGTGCGCAGGTCGACATCGACAACGCGCTGGTCATCGAGGGCCGCTACTTCACGAGCCTGCTGACCGGCCCGGTCGCGAAGAACATGATCCAGGCGTTCTTCTTCGACCTGAACCACATCAACGGTGGCGGTTCGCGTCCGTCCGTCGCTGATGTGCCCAAGCGCGACATCAAGAAGATCGGTGTCATCGGCGCCGGCATGATGGGCGCGGGCATCGCCTACGTCTCAGCCAAGGCCGGTTACGAGGTCGTCCTCAAGGACGTCAAGCTCGAAGCCGCCGAGAAGGGCAAGGCGTACTCGGAGGCCATCGAGAAGAAGGCCCTCGCGCGTGGCAAGACCACCCAGGAGAAGTCCGACGCGCTGCTGGCTCGGATCACTCCGACCGCCGACGCCGCCGACTTCAAGGGCGTCGACTTCGTGATCGAGGCCGTGTTCGAGAACCCCGAGCTCAAGAACAAGGTCTTCCAGGAGATCGAGGACATCGTCGATCCCGACGCGCTGCTCGGCTCGAACACCTCGACCCTGCCGATCACCCTGCTCTCGGAGGGCGTGAAGCGCTCCGAGGACTTCATCGGTATCCACTTCTTCTCCCCTGTGGACAAGATGCCGCTGGTGGAGATCATCAAGGGTGAGAACACCTCCGACGAGGCGCTGGCCCGGGTGTACGACTACACCCTCGCCATCAAGAAGACCCCGATCGTCGTCAACGACAGCCGTGGCTTCTTCACCTCGCGCGTGATCGGCACCTTCATCAACGAGGCCATCTCCATGGTCGCCGAGGGCATCGACCCCTCGACGGTCGAGCAGGCCGGTCTGCAGGCGGGCTACCCGGCCGCGCCGCTGAAGCTCAGCGACGAGCTGAACTTCACCACCATGCAGAAGATCTACAAGGAGACCCAGGCCGCGATCCTCGCCGCGGGTGGCGAGCTCAACGCCGCTTCCGCCGAGACCGCCAAGGTCCTCGACACCCTGGTCGACAAGTATGACCGCACGGGCAAGCTGGGCGGCGCGGGCTTCTACGACTACGCCGACGGCAAGGCCACCGGCCTGTGGGACGACCTGCGTTCGATCTTCAACTCGAGCCGTGAGCTCCCGGAGGGTGTCACCTTCCAGGACCTCAAGGACCGGATGATGTTCGCCGAGGCCATCGAGACCCAGAAGTGCTTCGACGAAGGCGTGCTCACCAGCACCGCTGACGCGAACATCGGCTCGATCTTCGGCATCGGCTTCCCGGCCTGGTCGGGTGGCTCGCACCAGTTCATCGTCGGCTACCCCGGTGGCCAGGAGGCCTTCGTGGCCCGCGCCGACGAACTGGCCAAGAAGTTCGGCCCGCGCTTCGAGGTCCCGGCTTCCCTGCGCAAGTAA
- a CDS encoding serine/threonine-protein kinase yields MDPQQTRTANTQRQRAPGEVDESVVAELEAMGLTGAKEIGRGGFGVVYRCLQPALDRVVAVKVLSSEIDAESRERFLREEQAMGRLSGHPNIVDILQVDVTETGLPLIVMPYCSRGSLERLIHDRGPLTWADTLRAGVKLAAAIESAHRAGILHRDVKPANVLISGYGEPQLTDFGIARIPGGFQTSSSLITGSPAFTAPEVLQGREPTVQSDIYGLGATLFALLTGHAAFERQAGEKVVAQFLRITTQPVPDLRDQDIPDDVAAVIEQAMSSESAERPASAYAFGELLREVQRAHGQMPDEMALLDTEEDTDESAPEVLKAVTARRSWPLTLQPAGASVPMRTATTGPTGTLPPTAATKFRPPTPAREPFPRQRLLDVLREGGNRRLALIHAPAGFGKSTVATQWRADLVARHIPVAWLGVDQDDDSEIWFLAHLIEAIRRVRPDVGAGLEQVLEERPADAVAYVIATLIDEIHASDRPVVVFVDDWHRVRDPGVHRAMATLLDNGCHHVRFVVTSRDQSGLPISRLRVRDELVELGAAALRLTEAETRQILVERNGFALTDEQIEQIHLATEGWPAAIQLVSLTLRGKADPVQLLSSLAEGGHGLREYLAENVLDALEPEQLEFLMAISVVERVNGSLAGLLAEVEDGAAQLEQAEQRELFVHRIEHDPEWYRMQPLFAEHLRARLERAHPGRSKVLHRKAARWYAEHQLLRKSVDHALAATDLKLAADLLESGGMDLIDGSRLATLLGSVSKLPVQQVTSRSKLLMAVARANMNLQQTGSARTALGRLSNLLARGSAGGPEDAEQRCAATVLDAADRVAHDDTAGVADKLAACLAAPDDLPAWIVSTAANLMSFVRLCEFDFAGVTAMQDWATEFHDRSKDPLGPVFGLCARGDAAYEQLDITTATACFEQAYEVARTRAGPRSDAVRVAAALLGEVAYRRGDLTLADRLLDESHELLTRVGPVDFLVATFVIGARVKAALGDQYTAAARLDEGARVAESNGLARLDAHVRAERSRLGLPVGDTDRFPTDVTGNGARRKSGAVALIAEAREYADIRALMTEQRLRADDRAARHARVLYSRVLDQDRPRAELDATLLLAECLAAAGWVGEATGLVLPVLRTCAELGWTRPLLDAGPGVVGLLHVLRTQAHDGHQHPILDDLPGHFLAELL; encoded by the coding sequence GTGGATCCGCAGCAGACGCGCACAGCGAATACGCAGCGCCAGCGGGCTCCCGGCGAGGTCGATGAATCAGTGGTCGCGGAGCTCGAGGCCATGGGGCTGACCGGTGCCAAGGAGATCGGGCGCGGCGGGTTCGGCGTGGTGTACCGGTGTCTGCAACCCGCGCTGGATCGCGTGGTGGCGGTGAAGGTGCTGTCCTCGGAGATCGATGCGGAGAGTCGAGAGCGGTTCCTGCGCGAGGAACAGGCGATGGGCAGGCTGTCGGGGCACCCGAACATCGTCGACATCCTGCAGGTCGACGTGACCGAGACCGGGTTGCCGCTGATCGTCATGCCGTACTGTTCGCGCGGTTCCCTGGAGCGTCTCATCCATGATCGTGGCCCGCTGACCTGGGCGGACACCCTGCGCGCCGGGGTCAAGCTGGCCGCGGCGATCGAATCGGCGCACCGGGCGGGCATCTTGCACCGAGATGTGAAACCGGCGAATGTGCTGATCAGCGGATACGGCGAACCGCAGCTCACCGATTTCGGCATCGCCCGTATTCCCGGTGGTTTTCAGACCTCGAGCAGCTTGATCACGGGCTCGCCCGCGTTCACCGCGCCGGAGGTGCTCCAAGGCCGTGAACCGACCGTGCAGTCCGATATCTACGGGCTGGGTGCGACTCTGTTCGCGCTGCTCACCGGTCATGCCGCCTTCGAACGGCAGGCGGGGGAGAAGGTGGTCGCGCAGTTCCTGCGGATCACCACCCAGCCCGTGCCCGACCTGCGCGATCAGGACATCCCCGACGATGTGGCCGCCGTGATCGAGCAGGCCATGTCGTCCGAATCCGCCGAGCGTCCCGCCTCGGCCTACGCATTCGGTGAGCTGCTGCGCGAGGTCCAGCGTGCCCATGGGCAGATGCCCGACGAGATGGCCCTGCTCGACACCGAAGAAGACACCGATGAGTCCGCTCCGGAGGTTTTGAAGGCCGTCACCGCCCGCCGCAGCTGGCCGTTGACCCTGCAGCCCGCGGGTGCCTCGGTCCCGATGCGCACCGCCACCACCGGCCCGACCGGCACCCTGCCGCCGACCGCGGCCACCAAATTCCGGCCACCGACCCCGGCCCGCGAGCCCTTCCCTCGCCAGCGCCTGCTCGATGTCCTGCGCGAGGGCGGCAATCGCCGGCTCGCCCTGATCCACGCGCCCGCCGGTTTCGGCAAGAGCACCGTCGCCACGCAATGGCGGGCCGACCTGGTCGCCCGCCACATTCCGGTGGCCTGGCTCGGCGTCGACCAGGACGACGACAGCGAGATCTGGTTCCTCGCCCACCTCATCGAAGCCATTCGCCGGGTGCGTCCCGATGTGGGCGCCGGCCTCGAACAGGTGCTCGAGGAGCGGCCCGCCGACGCGGTCGCCTATGTCATCGCCACCCTCATCGACGAGATCCACGCCAGCGACCGCCCGGTGGTGGTCTTCGTCGACGACTGGCATCGCGTCCGCGACCCCGGCGTGCACCGCGCCATGGCGACACTGCTCGACAACGGCTGCCACCATGTCCGTTTCGTGGTGACCAGTCGCGATCAGTCCGGACTGCCGATCAGCAGGCTGCGGGTGCGCGACGAGCTGGTCGAACTCGGCGCGGCGGCGCTGCGGCTCACCGAGGCCGAGACCCGCCAGATCCTGGTGGAGCGCAACGGTTTCGCGCTCACCGACGAACAGATCGAGCAGATCCACCTGGCGACCGAGGGCTGGCCCGCCGCCATCCAGCTGGTGAGCCTGACCCTGCGCGGCAAGGCCGATCCGGTGCAGCTGCTGAGTTCGCTGGCCGAAGGCGGCCACGGCCTGCGCGAATACCTGGCCGAGAACGTGCTCGACGCGCTGGAACCGGAGCAGCTCGAGTTCCTGATGGCGATCTCGGTGGTCGAACGGGTGAACGGTTCGCTGGCCGGGCTACTCGCCGAGGTCGAGGACGGCGCGGCGCAGCTGGAACAGGCCGAGCAGCGCGAGCTGTTCGTGCACCGGATCGAGCACGATCCCGAGTGGTACCGGATGCAACCGCTGTTCGCCGAGCACCTGCGCGCCCGGCTCGAGCGCGCTCACCCCGGACGCTCGAAGGTCCTGCACCGCAAGGCCGCTCGCTGGTACGCCGAGCATCAGTTGCTGCGCAAGTCGGTCGACCACGCGCTCGCGGCCACCGACCTCAAACTCGCCGCCGACCTGCTCGAGAGCGGCGGCATGGACCTGATCGACGGCTCCCGGCTGGCCACCCTGCTCGGCAGCGTCTCGAAACTGCCGGTCCAACAGGTGACTTCACGGTCCAAGCTGCTGATGGCGGTCGCCAGGGCGAACATGAACCTGCAGCAGACCGGCTCCGCGCGCACCGCGCTCGGCAGGCTGTCGAATCTGCTCGCCCGCGGGTCCGCCGGTGGCCCCGAGGACGCCGAACAGCGCTGCGCCGCGACGGTGCTCGACGCGGCGGATCGGGTGGCGCACGACGACACCGCCGGTGTGGCCGACAAGCTGGCCGCCTGCCTGGCCGCGCCCGACGATCTGCCCGCGTGGATCGTCTCGACGGCGGCCAACCTGATGTCGTTCGTGCGGCTGTGCGAGTTCGATTTCGCCGGGGTGACCGCGATGCAGGACTGGGCCACCGAGTTCCACGATCGGTCCAAGGACCCGCTCGGCCCGGTGTTCGGCCTGTGCGCCCGCGGTGACGCCGCCTACGAACAGCTCGACATCACCACCGCCACCGCCTGTTTCGAGCAGGCCTACGAGGTCGCCCGCACCAGGGCCGGTCCACGTTCGGACGCCGTGCGCGTCGCGGCGGCGCTCCTGGGCGAAGTGGCGTATCGCCGGGGGGATCTGACCCTGGCCGACCGGCTGCTCGACGAGAGCCACGAGCTGCTCACCCGCGTCGGCCCGGTCGACTTCCTCGTCGCGACCTTCGTGATCGGGGCCAGGGTGAAGGCCGCGCTGGGCGATCAGTACACCGCGGCGGCACGCCTGGACGAGGGCGCCAGGGTGGCCGAGTCGAATGGACTGGCCCGGTTGGACGCGCACGTGCGCGCCGAACGGTCCCGACTCGGCCTGCCCGTCGGTGACACCGACCGCTTCCCCACCGACGTGACCGGTAACGGCGCGCGCCGCAAGTCGGGCGCGGTCGCCCTCATCGCCGAGGCCCGAGAGTACGCCGATATCCGGGCGCTGATGACCGAGCAACGGCTGCGGGCCGACGACCGCGCCGCCCGCCACGCGCGCGTGCTCTACTCCCGCGTGCTCGACCAGGACCGTCCCCGTGCGGAATTGGACGCCACCCTGCTGCTCGCCGAGTGTCTGGCCGCCGCGGGATGGGTCGGCGAGGCGACCGGGCTGGTGCTGCCGGTCCTGCGCACCTGCGCCGAACTCGGCTGGACCCGGCCGCTGCTCGACGCCGGACCGGGTGTCGTCGGCCTGCTACACGTCCTGCGTACCCAGGCCCACGACGGCCACCAACACCCGATCCTCGACGACCTACCCGGCCACTTCCTCGCCGAACTGCTGTGA
- a CDS encoding class I SAM-dependent methyltransferase produces MTTFKDRADKSVGLPELGARLSIAEVVETLIDGEVPIRLTAYDGSATGPADAPYTLDIKTPRGINYLATAPGDLGMARAYIAGDMVAEGVHPGDPYDILKAMQDMKFHRPSALSLVTIARSLGWERLKPIAPPPQETLPRWRRIALEGLRHSKTRDAEAIHHHYDVSNTFYEYVLGPSMTYTCAVYGDPDWTLEQAQENKYRLIFEKLRLQEGDRLLDIGCGWGGMVRYAAKRGVKVIGATLSAEQAAWAQQKITEEGLGELAEVRYSDYRDIPEGEFDAVSSIGLTEHIGVHNYPFYFGYIKDKLRDGGLFLNHCITRPDNTRTTKAGDFIDRYVFPDGELIGSGRIVSEAQDVGLEVLHEENLREHYALTLHEWCKNLVENWDACVAEVGEGTAKVWGLYMAGCRLGFQRDVVQLHHVLGVKLGRDGRWDVPLRPWWQP; encoded by the coding sequence GTGACGACATTCAAGGACCGTGCAGACAAATCCGTGGGGCTCCCCGAGCTGGGAGCCCGCCTCAGCATCGCCGAGGTGGTCGAGACACTCATCGACGGTGAGGTCCCGATCCGCCTGACCGCTTACGACGGCAGCGCGACCGGGCCGGCCGATGCGCCCTACACCCTCGACATCAAGACGCCGCGCGGGATCAACTACCTGGCCACCGCGCCGGGCGACCTCGGCATGGCGCGCGCCTACATCGCCGGTGACATGGTCGCCGAGGGCGTGCATCCGGGCGACCCGTACGACATCTTGAAGGCCATGCAGGACATGAAGTTCCATCGTCCTTCGGCCCTGTCGCTGGTCACCATCGCCCGCTCGCTGGGCTGGGAGCGGCTCAAGCCGATCGCTCCGCCGCCGCAGGAGACGCTGCCGCGCTGGCGCCGAATCGCACTGGAGGGCCTACGCCACTCCAAGACTCGGGACGCCGAGGCGATCCACCACCACTACGACGTCTCCAACACCTTCTACGAGTACGTGCTCGGCCCGTCGATGACCTACACCTGCGCGGTCTACGGCGATCCCGACTGGACGCTCGAGCAGGCGCAGGAGAACAAGTACCGGCTGATCTTCGAGAAGCTGCGCCTGCAGGAGGGCGACCGGCTGCTCGACATCGGCTGCGGCTGGGGCGGCATGGTCCGCTACGCGGCCAAACGCGGGGTGAAGGTGATCGGTGCGACGCTGTCGGCCGAGCAGGCGGCCTGGGCGCAGCAGAAGATCACCGAAGAAGGACTGGGTGAGCTGGCCGAAGTCAGGTACAGCGACTACCGCGACATTCCCGAGGGCGAATTCGACGCGGTGTCCTCGATCGGGCTCACCGAGCACATCGGCGTGCACAACTACCCGTTCTACTTCGGCTACATCAAGGACAAGCTGCGCGACGGCGGCTTGTTCCTCAACCACTGCATCACCCGCCCCGACAACACCCGCACCACCAAGGCGGGCGATTTCATCGACCGCTACGTGTTCCCCGACGGCGAGCTGATCGGCTCGGGCCGCATCGTCTCCGAGGCCCAGGACGTCGGGCTCGAGGTGCTGCACGAGGAGAACCTGCGCGAGCACTACGCGCTGACCCTGCACGAATGGTGCAAGAACCTGGTCGAGAACTGGGACGCGTGCGTGGCCGAGGTCGGCGAGGGCACCGCGAAGGTGTGGGGGCTGTACATGGCGGGTTGCCGCCTGGGCTTCCAACGCGATGTGGTGCAGCTGCACCATGTGCTCGGCGTGAAGCTGGGACGCGACGGTCGCTGGGACGTGCCGCTGCGCCCCTGGTGGCAGCCGTAG